Proteins encoded within one genomic window of Anopheles gambiae chromosome 3, idAnoGambNW_F1_1, whole genome shotgun sequence:
- the LOC133392958 gene encoding uncharacterized protein LOC133392958 has protein sequence MEHELLKELEVSGTPHPLCLQWTGEVTREEKESVRLSVRISGRGKSHAIHELVAVHTVKELTLPAQSLNVAQLTAQYTHLRDLPFEPYANAVPRILIGIDNCRITRALKSVDGRCNEPVASKTRLGWVVYGPCSVARVKPNFTGSSIQKCSCSFAPDELLNGAVKQYFNLESIGIDKSVRPLRSKDDERALTILERETKFDGQRYETGLLWRYDCVNLPCNKAMALKRYACLKQKMLKDPILADAVKEKIKEYMAKGYIRRLSNEEMSRKHANDWYLPIFPVTNPNKPGKIRMVFDAAAKVNGVSLNSLLLAGPDLLAGLLAVLLKFREFRVGVVGDIREMFHCVGIKKEDQRSEMILWGESNRGDPDVNVVTVMTFRAACSPTSAQFVKNRNAERYRKDFPRAVDCINEEHYVDDMLANVETEEGIRAR, from the coding sequence ATGGAGCATGAGCTGCTTAAGGAGCTGGAAGTTAGCGGAACACCGCACCCGCTATGTCTACAATGGACAGGAGAAGTGacgagagaagaaaaagaatcgGTAAGGCTATCAGTGCGCATATCGGGTCGCGGCAAGTCACATGCGATACACGAGCTAGTTGCAGTACACACGGTCAAAGAGCTCACCCTTCCGGCACAATCTCTCAACGTAGCACAACTGACAGCCCAATATACTCATCTGAGAGACCTGCCATTCGAGCCCTACGCTAACGCCGTACCCCGCATCCTCATAGGCATCGATAATTGCCGCATTACACGAGCCCTAAAAAGCGTGGATGGAAGGTGTAATGAACCGGTCGCTTCGAAAACCCGGCTAGGGTGGGTTGTCTACGGGCCTTGCTCGGTTGCGAGAGTAAAGCCGAATTTCACAGGCAGCTCGATTCAAAAATGTTCGTGTAGTTTCGCGCCAGACGAACTTCTAAACGGCGCTGTGAAGCAATATTTTAATCTGGAGTCGATCGGCATTGACAAATCAGTACGGCCGCTGCGGTCTAAGGATGACGAAAGGGCGTTGACCATACTTGAGCGAGAGACGAAGTTCGACGGGCAGCGATACGAGACGGGACTTTTATGGCGGTACGACTGCGTAAATCTGCCTTGCAACAAAGCCATGGCGCTAAAGCGGTACGCTTGTCTGAAACAGAAGATGTTGAAAGATCCGATATTAGCTGATGcggtaaaagaaaaaataaaagagtATATGGCAAAAGGGTATATACGGCGCTTGAGCAACGAAGAAATGTCAAGAAAGCATGCAAACGACTGGTATCTCCCCATCTTCCCGGTGACCAATCCAAATAAGCCCGGCAAGATACGCATGGTGTTCGACGCTGCGGCCAAGGTGAACGGTGTTTCCCTCAACTCGCTTCTGCTAGCCGGACCGGATTTGCTGGCTGGACTGCTTGCCGTTCTGCTTAAATTCAGAGAGTTCCGTGTTGGCGTTGTCGGAGATATCCGGGAGATGTTTCACTGCGTAGGAATAAAGAAGGAAGATCAACGCAGCGAAATGATCCTTTGGGGCGAAAGTAATCGCGGTGATCCTGACGTTAATGTAGTCACTGTGATGACGTTTAGAGCAGCCTGCTCGCCGACGAGCGCGCAGTTCGTTAAGAACCGAAATGCAGAACGATACAGGAAGGATTTTCCACGGGCGGTGGACTGCATCAACGAAGAGCACTATGTCGACGATATGCTCGCCAATGTGGAAACAGAAGAAGGCATTCGAGCTCGCTGA